One segment of Babylonia areolata isolate BAREFJ2019XMU chromosome 24, ASM4173473v1, whole genome shotgun sequence DNA contains the following:
- the LOC143298943 gene encoding uncharacterized protein LOC143298943 → MNCQFPVLVLCVLTVHTWQITPAYSRRNVNTRTRPGVQRVSPLRPDNYDPWQFVPLNGDSTTTPASPPRDPWQKQVDPAVNTNIVPGKPGYGDNNNHRPFPWVQVDPTADTDSIPGYHAGDNGFVQVGSSQWVHYDGGNRPTSPPRDPWLVQVDPTVNTNRDPWANMKGSGGQTNGGTTPDPWTNMKGSGGNTACAKLPSLIRRCSGFQPNTINDPWKNVKGPGRRTNGGTTPDPWTNMKGSGGNTACAKLPSLIRKCSGFQPNRGGGYYTGGTNAGSSNTWGHNGGSGYTVGSSYTWGSHGGSSYNWGSNGGSSNTGGSSYTGGSNGGSSYTGGSNGGSSYTGGSSGSGTYTGGFGGTYTGGSSGSGTNTGGSSGSGTYTGGSTGSGSGTYTGGSSGSGSGTYTGGSSGSGSGTYTGGSTGSGSGTYTGGSSGSGSGTYTGGSSGSGTYTGGSSGTYTGGSSGSGSGTYTGGSSGSGTYTGGSSGSSTYTGGSSGTYTGGSSGSGTYTGGSSGSGTYNGGSSGSGTYTGGSSGSGSGTYTGGSSGTYTGGSSGTYTGGSSGGGSGTYNGGSSGTYTGGSSGSGSGTYNGGSSGTYTGGSSGTYTGGSSGTYTGGSSGTYTGGSSGSGSGTYNGGSSGTYTGGSSGSGSGTYTGGSSGSGRGTYTGGSSGSGTYTGGSSGTYTGGSSGSGTYTGGSSGTYTGGSSGTYTGGSSGTYTGGSSGSGTYTGGSSGTYNGGSSGSGTYTGGSSGTYTGGSSGTYTGGSSGSGTYTGGSSGTYTGGTSGSGTYTGGSSGSGTYTGGSSGSGTYTGGSSGHGTYTGGSSGTYTGGSSGSGTYTGGSSGSGAGSSTWGGSSGNTWGSGGGYNGGTKGGGGGSYTGGIKGNGGGGYDGGSSSGNRVREECQLLQPSRVRPDQCDILSSVQTFCSLAIVDPVLRVNGQDYVKRLFQCVKNSIRNRRQAVRTCPNTKQALDEFLFDKQPKENCLYQRGLLCQNQVVVRKFLATLTKPRSPFVVLDVSFLQRIRRVFERVMKYCDPTA, encoded by the exons ATGAACTGTCAGTTTCCAGTCCTTGTACTTTGCGTGCTGACTGTGCATACCTGGCAG ATCACTCCAGCATACAGCCGTCGAAATG TTAACACACGTACCCGACCTGGGGTTCAAAGGGTTAGCCCCCTTCGACCTGACAACTACGACCCTTGGCAGTTCGTGCCGTTGAACGGTGATTCCACCACCACACCTGCATCCCCGCCGCGCGATCCCTGGCAGAAGCAAGTAGACCCTGCAGTCAACACAAATATCGTTCCTGGAAAACCTGGCTatggggacaacaacaaccaccggcCTTTCCCCTGGGTGCAAGTCGACCCCACAGCCGACACGGATTCCATTCCCGGATACCATGCTGGTGACAACGGGTTTGTGCAAGTTGGGTCTTCCCAATGGGTGCATTACGATGGTGGTAACCGACCTACATCTCCGCCACGCGATCCTTGGCTGGTGCAAGTGGACCCTACAGTCAACACCAACAGGGATCCTTGGGCTAACATGAAAGGATCCGGCGGACAGACCAATGGTGGCACGACCCCTGACCCCTGGACAAACATGAAAGGGTCTGGTGGAAACACAGCATGCGCGAAATTGCCCTCGCTCATCAGAAGATGCAGTGGCTTCCAACCTAACACTATCAATGATCCTTGGAAGAACGTGAAAGGACCCGGCAGGCGAACCAACGGTGGCACGACCCCTGACCCCTGGACAAACATGAAAGGGTCTGGTGGAAACACAGCATGCGCGAAATTGCCCTCGCTCATCAGAAAATGCAGTGGCTTCCAACCTAACAGAG GCGGCGGATACTATACTGGGGGAACCAACGCTGGGAGCAGCAACACTTGGGGACACAATGGTGGGAGTGGCTATACTGTGGGATCCAGCTATACTTGGGGATCCCATGGTGGGAGTAGTTATAATTGGGGATCCAATGGTGGGAGTAGCAACACTGGGGGATCCAGCTATACTGGGGGATCCAATGGTGGGAGTAGCTATACTGGGGGGTCTAATGGTGGGAGTAGCTATACTGGGGGATCCAGCGGTAGCGGTACCTACACTGGCGGATTCGGCGGTACCTACACTGGGGGATCCAGCGGCAGCGGCACCAACACTGGGGGATCCAGCGGCAGCGGCACCTACACTGGGGGATCGACCGGCAGCGGAAGCGGCACCTACACTGGGGGATCCAGCGGCAGCGGTAGCGGTACCTACACTGGGGGATCCAGCGGCAGCGGCAGCGGCACCTACACTGGGGGATCGACCGGCAGCGGAAGCGGCACCTACACTGGGGGATCCAGCGGCAGCGGTAGCGGCACCTACACTGGGGGATCCAGCGGCAGCGGCACCTACACTGGGGGATCCAGCGGTACCTACACTGGGGGATCCAGCGGCAGCGGTAGCGGCACCTACACTGGGGGATCAAGCGGCAGCGGCACCTACACTGGGGGATCCAGCGGCAGCAGCACCTACACTGGGGGATCCAGCGGCACTTACACTGGGGGATCAAGCGGCAGCGGCACCTACACTGGGGGATCAAGCGGTAGCGGCACTTACAATGGGGGATCAAGCGGTAGTGGCACCTACACTGGGGGATCCAGCGGCAGCGGTAGCGGCACCTACACTGGGGGATCCAGCGGCACTTACACTGGGGGATCCAGCGGCACCTACACTGGGGGATCCAGCGGTGGCGGTAGCGGCACCTACAATGGGGGATCCAGCGGCACTTACACTGGGGGATCAAGCGGTAGCGGTAGCGGCACCTACAATGGGGGATCCAGCGGCACTTACACTGGGGGATCCAGCGGCACTTACACTGGGGGATCCAGCGGCACCTACACTGGGGGATCCAGCGGCACTTACACTGGGGGATCAAGCGGTAGCGGTAGCGGCACCTACAATGGGGGATCCAGCGGCACCTACACTGGGGGATCCAGCGGCAGCGGTAGCGGCACCTACACTGGGGGATCCAGCGGCAGCGGTCGCGGCACCTACACTGGGGGATCCAGCGGCAGCGGCACCTACACTGGGGGATCCAGCGGTACCTACACTGGGGGATCCAGCGGTAGCGGCACCTACACTGGGGGATCCAGCGGTACCTACACTGGGGGATCCAGCGGCACCTACACTGGGGGATCCAGCGGCACCTACACTGGGGGATCCAGCGGCAGCGGCACCTACACTGGGGGATCCAGCGGTACCTACAATGGGGGATCCAGCGGTAGCGGCACCTACACTGGGGGATCCAGCGGTACCTACACTGGGGGATCCAGCGGCACCTACACTGGGGGATCCAGCGGCAGCGGCACCTACACTGGGGGATCCAGCGGCACTTACACTGGGGGAACCAGCGGTAGCGGCACCTACACTGGGGGATCCAGCGGCAGCGGTACCTACACTGGGGGATCCAGCGGCAGCGGCACCTACACTGGGGGATCCAGCGGCCACGGCACCTACACTGGGGGATCCAGCGGCACTTACACTGGGGGATCCAGCGGCAGCGGCACCTACACTGGGGGATCTAGCGGCAGCGGTGCTGGTAGCTCTACttggggtggtagtagtggtaacaCTTGGGGATCTGGTGGCGGCTACAACGGTGGTACCAAAGGTGGCGGTGGCGGCAGCTACACTGGGGGAATCAAAGGTAATGGAGGCGGTGGCTACGATGGAGGATCCAGCAGTGGAAACAGAG TCAGAGAAGAATGCCAGCTGCTGCAACCCTCCCGGGTCCGGCCAGACCAGTGTGACATACTGTCATCTGTCCAAACATTCTGCAGTCTCGCTATTGTCGATCCTGTG CTGCGGGTGAATGGGCAAGACTACGTGAAGCGGCTCTTCCAGTGCGTGAAGAACAGCATCCGGAACCGGCGCCAGGCCGTGAGGACCTGCCCCAACACCAAGCAGGCCCTGGACGAGTTCCTGTTCGACAAGCAGCCCAAGGAGAACTGTCTCTACCAGCGGGGTCTGCTGTGTCAGAACCAGGTCGTCGTCCGGAAGTTCCTGGCCACCCTCACCAAGCCCAGGTCCCCGTTCGTCGTGCTGGACGTCTCCTTTCTGCAAAG aatCAGAAGAGTCTTCGAAAGAGTGATGAAGTACTGCGATCCAACTGCCTAA